In Rosa chinensis cultivar Old Blush chromosome 1, RchiOBHm-V2, whole genome shotgun sequence, a genomic segment contains:
- the LOC112164819 gene encoding purple acid phosphatase 18-like yields MPIAVWTNTPHYLQPRWDTFGERVQTLASARPWMVTQGNHEKESIPFLKEGFESYNSRWKMPYKESGSSSNLYYSFEVASAHIIMLGSYTDYDEYSYQYKWLKDDLSKVDRQKTPLLLVLFHVPWYNSNIAHQGEGDIMMVAMEPLLYDDLQMRLFRSNPIVPAITELLVAQFMWMDYDNPSKTIYLYINSFGTQCINESDPMRKYIEFEFLYVQTLGP; encoded by the exons ATGCCTATTGCAG TCTGGACTAATACACCACACTATTTGCAGCCTCGGTGGGATACCTTTGGTGAGCGGGTTCAGACACTCGCAAGTGCAAGGCCATGGATGGTAACCCAGGGAAACCATGAGAAGGAGAGCATACCATTCTTGAAGGAGGGGTTTGAATCTTATAATTCTAGGTGGAAAATGCCGTATAAAGAGAGTGGATCGAGCTCGAATCTTTATTACTCCTTTGAAGTTGCAAGTGCTCATATTATCATGCTTGGCTCGTATACTGATTATGATGAATATTCATATCAATACAAGTGGTTGAAG GATGATCTGTCAAAGGTAGACCGACAAAAGACACCTTTGTTGCTTGTGCTATTTCATGTTCCCTGGTATAATAGTAACATAGCTCATCAAGGTGAAGGGGACATCATGATGGTAGCAATGGAGCCATTGCTTTATGATGATCTTCAAATGCGCCTATTTAGGTCAAATCCG ATTGTGCCAGCAATAACTGAGCTTCTGGTTGCTCAGTTTATGTGGATGGATTATGATAACCCCTCAAAGACTATATATCTGTACATAAATTCATTTGGAACACAG TGCATAAATGAAAGTGATCCTATGAGAAAGTATATTGAATTTGAGTTTCTATATGTTCAAACATTAGGACCATAG